CCAAAGCAATTGAGAACAAACAGAATGATGTACGGGTTGAAAAGAAAGTGACACAACCAGAATCTAACCCTATCATGAATGCTGTTTCCAGTCAAATACCAACTAAGACCATGCAAAGATTGCTAGCAACTTCTATACCCAAAAAGGAGGATCAGTTTATACCAATTTCGAAATTGAAACTGTCACAACCATCGGTACAGTATTCTTCTCATCCACCCAAAAAGATCTCCAAACCCTTGCCACCTGGAATGGAAGCAAAGACAGATGAACACCTTATGGAGGATGCTAGAAAACCACCTCGTGTCGATAAACCAGCCACAGCACCTTCTCAAGAATCTTACCCGCAACAAGCTTCTGAAAGTGGTAAGCCCACTCCTCAGGAATCATTTTTGGCCCATGGTGAAGTACCTGAGAATGCACAGTCTGAATGGTCCTCCATGGAGGAATCTAAACCCACTAAAATTGATCATGTAAAGGCTAATTCGAAAGAGGGTAATCATTCTGAACAAATGTCTTCAAGAATGCCagaaaatgaattgaaaaaagAGATGATACCTCATTCGATGGAGATACCAAAACCATCAGCGTCCACCTACTTTGCCCCACGTCCATGGAAATATACTAAACTATCCAAGTCCAGTTTATCGTCTAAGTTTGATAGTAAGCCTACTTACGAGTTAATCCTAGGTGCTCCACACAAAAGTAGCTCCATGAAGATAACAAATCCTTATGAGAAGCAGCCTGTAACAACATCGCCATGTGCTGCAACTCAAGCCAGACTGCAGGCAGCAGTAAAGCAGTCAGAATTGCAGACTATGTCTCAGAACAATTCTCAGAGTCAGGAGGCAGGTTCCTCTGGGCTCGGTGGGTCATCCATGACAGGAGGTTCCAGTGGAGGTTCTCGAAAACCACCGGCTTCGTATCCTCCATTCCCTGCGAAGAGATCTTCTTCGAACGCCTCATGTTTGCAGAAGAAAGTACCGGAGAATGCAACTGGAAATCCAGCTAACAAGAACTCGACGTCCAACATCTCAACTTCTAGCGCCAATATGACGCCGAAGAAATGTGGTGACCGTGATGAAGGTGGCGAAGGTAAAATGATATGCACGAAACCTCGTCAGAACAAATGTGGCAGGCAAAGAAAATGCGGCGAcaggaaagagaagaaagagaagaaggtcTGCAAACGTTTCTGTTGTCCAGCACTGCAGATACCAAGTGgctgtaattttgaaaataagtgCCCGAAGGATAGCAAAGGGCACAATAAGAAACAAAAGCGGGCTAAACCGGTAAAGACGGATCCTACATGCTTGCCAATGGgcaaggaaaaaaaagaggaaggaagGGAAATTTGTACGAAACCGAGGAGGAGGAGGGAATGCAAGAGGGAGAGAAGTTGTGAAAGGGAGAGATCCTGTAGCGGAGAAAGGTATACTAGAAAATTGAACACTTTCATCTGAAattttctgatcaaataattagtataattaataaaaaggaGGGAAATTTTGAATTAACAATGCAAGATATTAAATCTTACATTTGAAAATATGTGTCTGACTACATATGGCTTTTTCTACTGTGCCGCTCACCTTGTTAAGTTTCTCTTTATAATGATTCTATTctttattcataaatatttagaaGGAGACCGAGTTGCAGCCGAGAACGAAGTTGCAAGCGAGAACGAAGTTGCAAGCGAGAACGAAGTAAAAAGCGAGAGCCAAGTTGCAAAAGGGAGCAAAGTTGCAAGCGAGAGCGAAGTTGCTCCCGAAACAGAAACAGATCCTGTAAAAGGCAAGAAAGAAGAGATTGCTCGCAGAATAAAGAAAACGAGGGTCGCGAGATCTGTACgaaaccaagaagaagaaattcctGCAATCGACAAAGGTGCAGTGATCAAAACTGTTCCAAAAGACCCGCGAAATGCACCGGACGAAGGAACTATACGTACTCAGCGTTCACAGGACGGCGGCTGTCTTCGCAGAATATAAAACGATACTCTTCCCTGCCAGCTTTTGCCTTCTCATTAATCAGCATGAAAGGAAACGGTGAATCGAATCAGACGATGTTTGATCCGGCTAAGGGTCGATTTTATGGAAAGAAACCACCATCTTGCAAATCTTCCAAATCTGAAAGCAAATGTGAAAAGCCAGCTTCCAGCGATGACGTCAAATGTAAAGCACCTAAGAAAACTGAAAGCAAGTGTAAACCAGCGAGGAAGACTGAAAGTAAGTGTAAAACAGCTCAGAGGAGTGAGAGCATATGTAAGCCAGTGAAAAAGACTGAGAGCATATGTAAGCCAGCGAAAAGGACTGAGAGCAAATGTAAGCCAGTGAAAAAGACTGAGAGCAAATGTAAACCGGCGAGAAAGACTGAGAGCAAATGTAAGCCACCGAAAAGGACTGAGAGCATATGTAAGCCAGCGAAAAAGACTGAGAGCAAATGTAAGATAGCGAAAAAGACTACCGATGATAGCATATGTAAGCGAGCGAAAAAGACTGAGAGCAAATGTAAGATAGCGAAAAAGACTGACGATGATAGCATATGTAAGCGAGCGAAAAAGACTGAGAGCAAATGTAAGATAGCGAAAAAGGCTGACGATGATAGCATATGTAAGCGAACGAAGAAAACTAAAAGCAAATGTATAATAACCCCGAAGAAGCAGCAGGATTCTGGCAAAGCTTCCAGCAAATCTGACGACTATTGTGCTAAGCAGAGAGAGAAAATTTGCAAAGGTGATTTCAGattcattttatttgttttatttattttatagctTGATATATTGTAAATAACTTGTAATTTGTTATAACAGAAAGGAAAAGTGCTTCCTCCCAGGAT
The sequence above is a segment of the Osmia lignaria lignaria isolate PbOS001 chromosome 12, iyOsmLign1, whole genome shotgun sequence genome. Coding sequences within it:
- the LOC117602623 gene encoding uncharacterized protein LOC117602623 — protein: MNGIRTLVLQDFSHILPSKGVQLHTNAPSRRFWNLFEFSLKEDATCRDVKKCPSSKEIVSSSLLSNEFESLSKNRASLSAGGSMTPNLNPKIHVYQFDEKSDNVKRSRIPRPLGQSDNLVSLLDGNPVPRTMKWKLKGYKTLRHEQSSDFGFVPGGNCYDLDILSRNDPKAKKKDTINENTLCLTTKAIENKQNDVRVEKKVTQPESNPIMNAVSSQIPTKTMQRLLATSIPKKEDQFIPISKLKLSQPSVQYSSHPPKKISKPLPPGMEAKTDEHLMEDARKPPRVDKPATAPSQESYPQQASESGKPTPQESFLAHGEVPENAQSEWSSMEESKPTKIDHVKANSKEGNHSEQMSSRMPENELKKEMIPHSMEIPKPSASTYFAPRPWKYTKLSKSSLSSKFDSKPTYELILGAPHKSSSMKITNPYEKQPVTTSPCAATQARLQAAVKQSELQTMSQNNSQSQEAGSSGLGGSSMTGGSSGGSRKPPASYPPFPAKRSSSNASCLQKKVPENATGNPANKNSTSNISTSSANMTPKKCGDRDEGGEGKMICTKPRQNKCGRQRKCGDRKEKKEKKVCKRFCCPALQIPSGCNFENKCPKDSKGHNKKQKRAKPVKTDPTCLPMGKEKKEEGREICTKPRRRRECKRERSCERERSCSGERRRPSCSRERSCKRERSCKRERSKKREPSCKREQSCKRERSCSRNRNRSCKRQERRDCSQNKENEGREICTKPRRRNSCNRQRCSDQNCSKRPAKCTGRRNYTYSAFTGRRLSSQNIKRYSSLPAFAFSLISMKGNGESNQTMFDPAKGRFYGKKPPSCKSSKSESKCEKPASSDDVKCKAPKKTESKCKPARKTESKCKTAQRSESICKPVKKTESICKPAKRTESKCKPVKKTESKCKPARKTESKCKPPKRTESICKPAKKTESKCKIAKKTTDDSICKRAKKTESKCKIAKKTDDDSICKRAKKTESKCKIAKKADDDSICKRTKKTKSKCIITPKKQQDSGKASSKSDDYCAKQREKICKERKSASSQDESMEDRIEREKKEMEECKKHIKSNKKDKDKKKEAKVTKGLERVVSPCKQKQTKKGEKDPSKKMSCIGVPFNCLINNTMGNVVSMPEHKPFGILPERNYSVMRSSFEDIQLEKSQSPGEKKFWTYYDDDDIAAEPIPVEHENQEEHFNEGNSPKSSWFLSWFNNDHS